CCGGGAGACAACAGCACATTTGAAGTCAACCTCATCGCGCCGATAGCGATGCAGGAAGGGCTCCGTTTCGCAGTCCGCGAAGGCGGCCGCACAGTCGGCGCCGGCGTCGTAACTGAGATCATCGCATAGAGCCCCGGGAGGGTAATATTTTGGCAAAGAAAATCCGCATAAAACTGAAGGCATTCGACCACCGCGTACTTGACGCCTCCGCGACTCAGATCGCGGACACGGCGCAGCGTACCGGAGCCAGAGTATCCGGCCCCGTGCCCCTTCCGACAGAGGTAAACCGCTTTTGCGTGCTAACCTCACCGCATGTCGACAAGGACGCGCGTGACCAGTACGAGATCAGGACGCATAAGCGCCTGATCGATATAATCGACCCAACGCAGAAGACAATGGAGGCTCTTATGGAGCTGAATCTGCCCTCTGGTGTTGATATACAGATCAAGCTCTAAGCTTAAGATCTAAGAAGGAGTGAAACGTTAATGAGTATGGGGATTCTGGGCCGCAAGGTAGGGATGACCCAGGTCTTCGACGAAAACGGCAAGGCGATACCTGTGACAGTAGTAGAAGCAGGGCCCTGCACGATCGTTGAAATCCGGACACCTGAAAAAAACAGTTACAGCGCAGTGCAGCTCGGTCTCGGAGATGTGAAGCCCGTCAGGCTGACAAAGCCGATGAAGGGTTACTTCGAGAAACAGAGCGTAGCGCCCAGGCGCTGGCTGAGGGAGTTCCGCGTGGATGACACGAAGGACTACCAGGTGGGACAGGAGATCACCGTTTCTCTGTTCCAGAATGGTGACGTTATCGACGTCACCGGCGTAAGCAAAGGTAAGGGATACGCGGGCGTTATCAAGCGCCATGGCTTCGGCGGGACACCGGCGAGCCACGGACACTCGGTTACGCATCGTCACCCCGGTTCAATAGGATGCAGCAGCTTCCCCGGCCGTGTAATGAAGGGCCGGAGGATGGCGGGTCACATGGGCAGCGAGCGCGTCACCACCAAGAACCTCAAAGTTTTTGGTATTGACGAAGAGAACAACCTTCTTCTCATCGAAGGTCCCGTTCCCGGCGCTAAAGACGGCCTTGTGATGATCCGCAAGACTGCTTAATAGGGAGGCAGAAGACAATGCCTGTAATTAAAGAGGTAAATTTTAAAGGCGAAGTTATCGGAGAGATGACTCTTTCCGATGCGGTCTTCGGAGCCCCGGTCCATGTGCCGGCCATGCACCAAGTTGTGGTCGCGCATCTGGCTAACTGCCGTGTTGGAACTCACAACACGAAAGACCGCGGAGATGTCCGCGGCGGCGGTAAAAAGCCCTGGAGACAGAAGCATACAGGTCGTGCCCGCGCCGGCAGCTCACGCTCGCCGATTTGGGTAGGCGGCGGAGTGGCCCACGGTCCTCACCCGCGCGATTACCACCAGAAGGTCAATAAAAAGGTTCGCCGCATCGCGCTTCGCAGCGCGCTGACGCTCAAGGCTCAGGCGGACAACATGCTGATCATCGAAAGCTTCGGAATCGAAGCCCCGAAGACAAAGACGATGCTTGAATTCCTCTCTGCAGTGCAGAGCGGCAAAAAGCCCCTTCTTGTCCTTCACGAGACGAACATGCCTGTCGTAAAGTCAGCCGCGAACATTCCCGGCGTCTATGTGCAGCATGTCGACAGCGTAAACGTTTACGACCTTCTTAATCACGATCAGTTGATTGCAACTCCGGAAGCAATTAAGAAGCTCGAGGAGGTATTTGCATAATGAACGCGATCGCATATGATATAATAGTCCGGCCCGTCATAACGGAGAAGACAAGCCGTCAGATGGAAATGGGACAGTATACCTTTGAAGTGCTCCCGAAGGCCAATAAGATCGAGATCCGCAAGGCCGTCGAAGAAGTATTCAAAGTCAAGGTTGTCAAGGTAAATACGATCCAGGTCCGTTCAAAACCGAAACGGATGGGCGCCTTTTTGGGTCGTTCTCGCTCTTGGAAGAAAGCAGTCGTAACGCTCGCAGCGGGCGAAAAGATAGCATTCTTCGAAGGCGCGGGCGCCTAGGCAGAAAGGGGAAACATCTAAATGGGAATTAAGAAATTTCGTCCCACTACGCCCAGCCGCCGTCAGATGGCGACGCCCGATTTCTCTGAGATCACAAAGGCGAAGCCGGAACGCAGCCTGGTAGCATCGCTGTCGCAGTCAGCGGGACGCAACAACAACGGGCGCGTCACAATGCGCCACCGCGGCGGTCGCGGAAGGATCAAATACCGCATAGTCGATTTCAAGCGTGACAAGTTCGGAGTGCCCGGCAAGGTCGCGGCGATCGAATACGATCCCAACCGTTCAGCACGCATCGCGCTCATTTCCTACAAAGACGGTGAGAAGAGATATATCCTTGCTCCCATCGGCCTTAACGTAGGTGATTCAATAGTAGCCGGAGAAGGTTCGGACATCCGCCCCGGAAACGCCCTTAAACTTAAGGACATTCCCGTCGGTACGGTCATCCACAACGTGGAGCTCGAACCCGGACGCGGCGGAGTATTGGTCCGTTCAGCAGGCGTTTCAGCTCAGCTCATGGCCAAAGAGGGCAAATATGCCTTCGTGCGTATGCCTTCAGGCGAACTTCGTCTCATCCTGCTTGAGTGCATGGCGACGGTAGGCCAGGTAGGCAACGAAGAGCATGAAAACGTCGTCTTCGGTAAAGCGGGCAGAACTCGCTGGCTCGGGATTCGTCCGCATATTCGCGGTATGATTCAGAACCCTGTCGACCATCCTATGGGCGGAGGCGAAGGCAAGAGCAAGTCGCACAAGCATCCTGTCTCACCGTGGGGTACTCCGGCAAAGGGTTACCGTACCCGCAAGCGTAAGCCGTCGGATAAGTTCATCGTCCGCCGCCGCAAGAAGTAGCCCGGATCTGTAGGAGGTAAATCAGATGGCTCGTTCACTAAAAAAAGGACCCTACGTAGACGCGAAGCTTCTTCGCAGGGTAGAGAACATGAACGACTCAGGCAAGAAGATCGTTATAAAGAGCTGGGCCCGCGCCTGCTCGATCACGCCTGAAATGGTCGGACACACAATAGCTGTGCACAACGGCCGCATTCATGTTCCTGTTTACATCAGCGACAATATGATAGGACATAAGCTCGGTGAGTTTGCGCCTACCCGTAAGTTCGGCGGACACGCCGGACAGGAACGCTCCACAAAGGTAAAGAAGTAGGAGGCCGCGAGGGATGGAAGTAAAAGCATCGGCAAAGCAGATCCGTATTTCTGCAAACAAAGTCCGCAGAGTCCTTGCGCTCGTCAGAGGTAAAAGCGCCTCTGAAGCGCTCTTGATTCTTAAATATACTCCGAATAAGCCGGCAAAATATGCTGAGAAGGTCCTGCAGAGCGCGGTAGCGAATGCAGAGCACAATCACGGCCTTGACATGGATAAGCTCATCGTCAAGACAGCCACGGCTGATCAGGGAGCGTACATGAAGCGTTTCCGCCCCGTATCAATGGGCCGCGCTCATGCGTTCAGACATCACACGTGCCATATAACTATGGTCGTGTGTGAAAAGTAAGGAGGGGTGACACGGTGGGTCAGAAAGTTCACCCGGTAGGTTATAGACTTGGCGTTATCTACGATTGGGAATCCCGCTGGTACGCTGACGGAAAGAAATATGCGAAGTATCTGCACAAAGACCTCGAGCTCAGAAACTGGATCAAAAAGCGTTGGGCTCAGGCGGGCGTAAGCCGTGTAGAGATAGAGCGTATTGGCGATGTCATGCGTTTCACAGTTTGGACCGCCCGGCCTGGTGTTGTAATTGGCAAGCAGGGAGCAGAGATACAGGCAGTTCGTGAAGAACTTCAGGCGATGACCGGCAACCGGGTAATGATAAATATCCAGGAAATGAAGAACCCGGACGTTGAGGCGCAGGTAGTTGCCGAAGGCGTTGCATCTTCACTGGAGCGCAGAATCAGCTTCCGTCGCGCAATGAAGCAGTCAATCTTCCGCGCGATGAAATCAGGAGCGAAGGGCATCAAGATCCAGTGCGCAGGCCGCTTAGGCGGTGCTGAAATCGCGCGCACGGAGTGGTACCTTGAAGGCCAGCTCCCCCTGTCAACACTGAGAGCCGACATCGACTACGGCTTCGCAGAGGCTCATACCATCTACGGAGTTATCGGCATCAAGGTGTGGATATACAAAGGCGAGGTAATGGAGCGCAAACCGATCTTCGACACCGAGCCCGCAGCAAAGGAGAGGGGGTAACATCTGATGCTTGCACCGAAAAGAGTAAAATACCGCAAGCCTCACCTTACAGCTCTCCGCGGTTACAGCAAAGGCGCCGTTAAGGTAGATTTCGGCGAGTTCGGCCTTCAGGCCTGCGAAAACGGATGGATCTCAGCGCGTCAGATCGAGGCAGTCCGTGTAGCGATAAGCCGTAAGATGAAAAAAGGCGGAAAAATCTGGATAAGAATTTTCCCTGACCGTCCGGTCACGGAGAAGCCGCTTGAAACACGTATGGGTAAAGGAAAAGGAAACGTGGAATACTGGACAGCAGCGGTAAAGCGCGGCCGCGTCATGTTTGAAATAGCAGGCGTACCCCGTGATGTTGCTGAACAGGCATTCCGTACTGCATCGTTCAAACTGCCCATCAAGGTAAAAATGTTAACCCGAGAGGGAGCAGGTGAATAGTGATGGATCCCAAGGAACTTCGAGATCTCAGCGTATCTGAGCTAAAAGATAAGCACAAGCAGTTTAAGGAAGAGCTGTTCAACCTCCGTTTCCAGAATGCGATCGGACAGCTTAAAAATTCAGGAAGAATCAAAGACGTCAAAAAGACAATCGCCCGCATCCTTACGGTCATCACCGAAAAAGAGATGGGCATTGATAACTCAGGAGCAAGGAGGTAACCGGCGATGGAAGAGCGCAAAGCACATCGTAAAGTCCGTACCGGAATAGTGGTCAGCGACAAGATGGAAAAGACCATCGTCGTTCGCCTGGACCGTATGGCAAAGCATGGCCTCTACGGCAAGCCTGTTCTTCGTTCAAAGAAGTTCATGGCTCACGACGAGAGCAACAACTGCCGTATCGGGGACAAAGTAATGATAGGTGAGACCCGCCCCCTGAGCGCCAACAAGTGCTGGGAAGTCCTCGAGATAATCGAGAGAGCCCCGATACTCGGCGCAACGGAAGAGGAGGACCAGTAGTATGATACAGCTGCGTACAGTACTTAACGTAGCCGACAACTCCGGCGCGAAAAAGATCCTCTGCGTACAGGTCAGAGGCGGCAGCTTCCGTAAGGTCGGCACCATCGGCGACGTAATCGTAGGCGCCGTGCGTGAAGCGGCCCCTAACGGAAACATCAAGAAGGGCGACGTCGTAAAGGCCGTCATCGTAAGGACGAAAAAGGAGATCCGCCGCAAGGATGGCTCCTATGTCCGCTTCGACGACAATGCGGCCGTAGTCATTGACGCCAACGGCGACCCCAAGGGAACACGTATTTTTGGCCCTGTGGCCAGGGAACTGAGAGAAAAGAAATATATGCGAATCGTCTCTCTGGCGCCCGAAGTTGTATAGGGGGAAAACGCCATGTCTAAAATGAGAATCAAAAAGGGAGACCGCGTACGCGTCATCTCCGGAAAAGACGCCGGTAAAGAGGGAAAGATCTTAAGCCGCGACGTTCAGAAGGACAGAGTAGTAGTTGAGAAGGTAAACTTTGTCACAAAGAGCGTCAAGCCGACACAGAAGGATCCCCGCGGCGGCCTCGTCAAGAAGGAAGCAGCTATCGCCGCTTCAAAGGTAATGCTTGTCTGCCCGAAGTGCGGCAAAGCGACCCGCGTTTCACGCGCCTTCCTTGACGACGGCAAGAAAGTCCGTATCTGCAAACAGTGCGGCGAAATCATTGATAAGGCATAAGGAGGAGGGACTGATATGACTCCGCGTCTTTTAACGAAATACACAGAAGAAGTCCTTCCCCGTTTGAACGATCAGTTCAAATATAAGAACGTCATGGAAATGCCCCGTCTCGTCAAAGTTGTCATCAACATTGGCGTAAACGAAGCAAAGCTTGACCAGAAATATATGGACGCCTCCATCAACGAGCTGACCATAATTTCAGGACAGAAGCCCATGATGAAGCGCGCAAAGAAATCCATAGCCGGATTTAAGGTTCGCGAAGGAATGCCGGTTGCATGTGCGGTAACCCTGAGAAGCGACAGAATGTGGGAATTTGTGGATCGCCTTTTCAGCGTAGCGCTTCCCCGTATCAAGGACTTCCAGGGGATCTCGCCCAGAGGATTTGACGGCCGCGGTAACTTCAACCTCGGTCTGAGAGAGCAGCTCCTCTTCCCTGAGATCGACTACGATAAGGTCATCCGTCAGCGCGGCATGAACATCACATTTGTTACTACCGCGAAGACCGATGAGGAAGCCCAGGCCCTTTTAAAAGAGCTGGGCATGCCCTTCGCCCGTTAGGAAGGAGACGCTAATGGCCCGTAAAAGTATGGTGAACAAGGCGGCAACAGAGCCTAAGTTCAAAGTGAGAAAGTACAATCGTTGCCCTCTCTGTGGGCGTCCCCACGGATATATGCGCAAATTTGATATGTGCCGCTGCTGCTTCCGCAAGCTTGCGCGCGAGGGAAAAATCCCTGGCGTAGTCAAGGCTAGCTGGTAAGAAGGGAGGATCCTTTTATGCATATTACAGATCCTGTCGCGGATATGCTCACACGCATCAGAAATGCGAACGTGGTCTATCATGAGATGGTAGATATGCCTCTTTCCAAGCTGCGCCTCGAACTTGCGCGCATCTTGAAAGAGGAAGGTTATATCCGCAACTACAAGACAATTACAGACGCGAAACAGCCCATGCCGATCCTTAGGCTGACCATGAACTATGGTCCGCAGAAGGAAAGAGTCATCCAGGGCCTTCGCAGGATAAGCAAGCCGGGGCGTCGTATCTACGTCGCCAAAGATGAACTCCCGAAGGTCATGGGAGGACTTGGCATTGCGATAATCTCCACATCAGCAGGACTTATGACTGACGCCGCAGCCCGTAAAAGCGGACTTGGCGGAGAAGTCGTCTGCTATGTGTGGTAATGGAGGCGCTTACAAATGTCTAGAATAGGACGTAAAGTTATAGCGCTTCCGAAGGGCGTCGAAGTTAAGATAGACGGCCAGCATGTGACGGTCAACGGGCCCAAGGGCTCGCTTGAGATGGATGTGATGCCCAAGATCGCAGTCGTGATCGAAGATGGACTCCTCCAGGTCACACGCGAAAATGACGACAAGCAGGTCCGCGCAGCTCACGGAATGACCCGCGCACTTATCAACAACATGGTGAACGGCGTATCCGAGGGTTTCCAGAAGACGCTTGAGATCATAGGCGTAGGCTATCGCGCTCAGATGCAGGGCAAGAACCTCGTTCTCAGCCTTGGCTTCTCACACCCGGTCGAGGTCGTGCCTCCGGCAGGAATCGAATTCGCGTGTGACAGCCCCATCAAAATTGCAGTTCGCGGCATTGACAGACAGCTCGTCGGCCAGGTCGCGGCAAACGTTCGCGGGTATCGCCCGCCTGAACCCTATAAGGGCAAGGGCATCAGATACACCGGCGAATATGTTATCCGCAAGGCCGGTAAGGCCGGCGCCAAGAAGTAAGGCGAGGTGAAGGACGTTGATTAATAATCGCAGTCGTAATGAAATGCGGGAGCTTCGCCATCGTCGCCTCAGGAAACAGCTTTCAGGCACCGGTGCGCGTCCCCGTCTTGCAGTCTTCGGCAGCCTGAAGCACATCGTAGCTCAGGTGATAGATGACGAGAAGGCCTGTACATTGGTATCGGCCTCTACAACACAGGACAAGTTTGAAGAAGTTAAGGGCACTGGCAACATTGAAGCTGCAAAGGCTGTAGGCAAGCTCATTGCAGAGCGCGCCCTTGCGCACGGAATCACGGAAGTAGTCTTCGACAGAGGCGGCCATGTTTATCACGGCAGAGTCAAAGCCCTGGCAGACGCAGCCCGTGAAGCCGGACTGAAGTTCTAAGAGGAGGCGCAATAAAGTGGCGAAAGAGACACAGAATCAGAAAACCTACAGCAGCAGAGGCCTTGAGCTTTCTGAACGCATAGTTTCCATCAACCGCGTCAGCAAAGTCGTAAAAGGCGGTAAGCGCTTCCGCTTCAGCGTACTGGTCATCGTCGGCGACGGCGTGAGCCAGGTCGGTCTCGGAATGGGCAAAGCGAAAGAAATTTCGGTTGCCATGAAGAAGGGCATCGAGCACGCGAAGAAGAACCTTATCGACCTCAAGAAGACGGGACATACGCTTCCGCATCCCATCATCGGCAAGTTCGGAGCGGCAGAAGTGCTCCTCCGTCCCGCCGCCCCTGGAACCGGTGTTCTCGCCGGCTCCTCCGTGCGCCCGATCATGGAACTCGGCGGAGTGAAGGACATCATCGCGAAGGTAACAGGAAGAACTTCCAACCCCATCAACATTGCGTACGCAACGATGGACGCTGTGAAGCGCCTCCGCACCCCCGATGAGATCTACCGTCTGCGCGGCAAAGACCGCAGCAAAGAAGCCTAGGAAGGAGACAGACTATGGCGAAACTTCGTATAACATGGAAGAAGAGCACAATAGGACGTCCTCCGCAGCAGGAGAGAGTCATAAAGGCTCTTGGCCTTCACAGGCTCAACGAAACAGTTTATCACCAGGACACTCCGCAGGTACGCGGCATGATCAACAAGATCGGCCACCTGCTGGAATGGTCTGTTGAGGAATAAGGAGGTACTGCCATGAAACTTCATGAACTGTCCCCCGTACCGGGATCACGCAAGACAAAAAAACGCCTCGGGCAGGGGCTTGGCAGCGGCCAGGGAAAGACTGCAGGCAAAGGGCACAAGGGTCAGAAGGCCCGTAAGAGCCCCGACATCAAAGCCAACTTTGAAGGCGGCCAGATGCCGCTTGCACGCCGCATCCCGAAACGTGGATTCAGCAACTTCCGTTTTGCCGTCAAATATTCGATAGTGAATATCGCGGACCTGGAAGAGAGATTTGAAGCGGGTACAGAGGTCACAGCAAAAGAACTCTACGAACTCCGTCTCATCTCCGACGCTGGAAAACCCGTCAAGGTGCTTGGCGTAGGCGAACTCTCAAAGAGCCTCAACGTTAAGGCGAATGCCTATAGTTCATCGGCCGCAAAGAAAATCGAAGCGGCCGGCGGCAAGGCAGAGGTAATATAACATGCTGGATTCCTTCCGGGACTCATTTCGGCTTCCCGATTTGAAGCGCCGCATACTCTTCACACTTGCAGCGCTCTTCGTATACCGTCTGGGTGCGCACGTACCCACTCCCGGAGTGGATGCAGCAGCCCTCGGAAAACTTTTTGACCAGGGCTCCCTTCTGGGATTCCTGGATCTTTTCGCGGGCGGCGCGCTCAGCCGGTTCAGCATCTTTGCGCTGGGCGTGACGCCTTACATCAACTCAAGCATTGTCATGCAGCTGCTCGCAGTCGTCGTGCCAAGCATTGAGAAGATGCAGAAAGAGGGAGAAGAGGGGCGTAAGAAGATCGTCCAGTGGACGCGTTACGGCACGATCGCCTTCGCCTTTATTCAGGCAGTTGGCATGACAGGCTGGCTGAGAGGGCTTGGAATCTATTCCGGCAGTTTCTTTGACATAATCCTCGTCTCGCTTACACTGACAACAGGCGCCGTAGCAGTCATGTGGATCGGAGAGATCATGACGGACCACGGCATCGGAAACGGAATATCGCTGCTCATCTTCGCGGGTATAGTAGTAAGGATACCCGAGGCGATCGTCCGCACGGCCTCTATGGTGAGGCTTGGCGAGATGAACTTCCTCGTGCTCATCATAGCGATAGCTATAATGCTGGGCGTAATAGCAGGATGCGTCATGCTCCAGGAGGGACAGCGCAGACTCCCCGTACAATATGCTAAACGCATGGTCGGCAACAAAATGTACGGCGGCCAGTCAAGCTTCATCCCGCTTAGAGTGAACACGGCAGGCGTTATACCGATAATCTTCGCCTCCTCGATCCTGCTCTTCCCCTACACCATCGCCGGTCTTTTCCAGCACAGCGTGGCTAGGATGATACAGCAGGCGATGAGCCCGAGCAGCCCGATATACATGATACTTTATGTGGCGCTCATCATCTTCTTCTCATATTTCTACACGGCGGTCGTCTTCAAGCCTGAAGACATCTCCAACAATATGAAGAAGAACGGCGGGTTCATACTGGGCATACGCCCGGGCAGACCGACGACAGATTATATTGAAAAGGTCATGGGCCGCATCACGCTCGGCGGCGCGGTAGCGCTTGCCGTAATCGCGGTCGTTCCTACCATAATGACTGGGATCATGAACATCAATACGTTCTACTTTGGCGGAACTGCTGTTATAATTGTCGTCGGCGTTGCGCTCGACACTGTCCATCAGATAGAGGGGCAGCTCCTTATGCGCCATTACGAGGGTATCCTCAAACGCCGCGGCGGTAAAAACGGCGGTCTCTTAAGACTGTAGTCCAAAAGAGGCGAAGCACAATGAGGATCATTCTTCTTGGAGCACCTGGCGCAGGCAAGGGAACGCAGGCCGAAAGCATCAAAGCCAAATACCCTATAGCGCATATATCAACGGGCGACATCCTCCGCGCCAACGTCAAGGCGGGGACGGAGCTCGGCAAGAGCGCGAAAGAATATATGGATGCAGGCAAACTTGTGCCTGATGATGTTATCATCGGCATGATGGAGACTCGTCTTCAGGAGCCCGACTGCAAAGAGGGCTTCATGCTCGACGGTTTCCCGCGCACCATAGGTCAGGCGGAAGCGCTTGACGGTATGCTCAAAAAGTTAGGCATCGCGCTCGACGCGGTAGTGAGCCTCAACATCGGCGACGATACCGTCGTCACGAGGCTCACGGCCAGAAGAGTCTGCAAAAAGTGCGGCGAAATATACAACACCGTGCTGAAGCCTGAAAAAACGGCTGGCCTCTGCGACAAATGCGGCGGAGAGGTAGTCCAGAGGGACGACGACAAAGAAAGCGTCATACGCAATCGTCTTGCCGTCTTCCATCAGCAGACGCAGCCCCTTATTGAGTATTACGAGAAACAGGGCCTTTTGATCCCCGTAGACGCGTCTGGCAAAAAAGACGCGGTGCTCAATATCCTTGAGCGGACGAAAGGTTAAGGCGCTTTTTAATGATCACCTTTAAAAGCGACCGGGACATTGCGAAGATGCGCGTAGCAGGCCAGGTCGTAGCTGATATCCTCAAATTGATGAGAGATATGGTAAAACCAGGAATAGATACTCTTACTCTTGACGAGGCGGCTGAAAATCTGGTAAAAAAATCAGGTGGCAAACCGGCCTTCAAAGGATACAAAGTACCATGGGAGCCTATTCCGTTTCCCGGCACGATCTGCGCGTCGATCAATGAAGAGGTCGTGCACGGGATCCCCTCAAGAAACAGAGTTCTCAACGAGGGAGACATAATCAGTATCGACACCGGCGCCTCAATCGACGGCTTTTTCGGAGACGCATGCTGCACCTTTGCGGTGGGGAAAATCAGTGAGGATCGACAGCGGCTGCTCGACATCACTCTGGCATCCCTGCACGCGGGAGTCGCGGCTGTGAAACCGGGAGCAACGCTCGGAGACATCGGACATGCGGTAGAACAAGTTGTCACCCCTGCGGGCTACGGCCTCGTCAGGGACTACGCAGGCCACGGCATCGGACATAGGCTGCACGAGGCTCCACAGGTCCCCAATTACGGGCGGCCCGGAAGCGGTATAACCGTCAAACCGCGGATGACCTTTTGTGTAGAGCCTATGGTGATGATCGGAGCGGAAGAGGTTACCCAGCGTCCTGGCGGATGGACCGTCGTCACAAAAGATGGAAGCGACGCGGCTCATTTTGAATTCAGCCTTCTGGTAACGGAAGACGGCGTGGAGATACTTACGCCATGGGAATAACCTCCCGCACACAGAAAGTAAGCTTCTGCGCAGGAGACGTCGTAGTCGTGCTCCGCGGAAAGTACGCGGGGAAACCATTTGCCGTTATGGGCACTGACAACGAAAGAGTATTGATAGCAAACGGGGCGGAATTCAAAGCGGCTAAGCCCAAGAAGAAAAATGTTATTCACCTGCACCAAACGCACTATAATCTCGAAGATGTGGCTGGGCGTGTCGCTGGCGGGAAACCTCTAGACAATGGCTGGTTGATGCAAAAACTTTCCAACTTGTTGGAAAAAAGCAGCGGCGCATCTTGCAAACAGGAGGATGAAGCTGCCGAATGGCCAAAGAAGAGGTAATTGAAGTAAAAGGCAAGGTAGTGGAGCCGCTGCCGAACGCCATGTTCAGGGTAGAACTTGAAAATGGCCACAAGATACTGGCTCATGTCTCGGGAAAAATGCGTATGCATTTTATCAGGATCCTTCCGGGCGACAGAGTTCTATTGCAGCTTTCGCCCTACGACCTGACTCGCGGTAGGATAACATACAGATACAAGTAGATGAGATATAATTCTCAATTGGCAGAAACAAGTTCAGTCAAGGAGGTCTGCATTTAATGAAAGTAAGACCGTCGGTCAAACCTATATGTGAATTTTGCAGAGTCATTAAGCGCCACGGTGTCGTGCGCATAATCTGCAGCAGAAACCCGCGCCATAAGCAGCGTCAGGGAGCAAGGAGGTAGCAGGGAATGGCTCGTTTAGCCGGAGTAGACCTGCCGCGTGATAAAAGGATCGAAATAGCCCTTACCTATATTTTTGGGATCGGGCCGGCAGTTGCAGAGGATATCATAAAGATCACTGGAATCAACCCGGATACAAGGGTTAAGGATCTTTCGGAAGAAGAAGAGCAGAAGCTGCGCGCAGAGATTGAAAACAACCGTCTCGTAGAGGGCGACCTCCGCCGCGACATCGCGATGAACATCAAGCGTCTTATGGACATTGGCTGCTATCGCGGGATCAGACACCGTCTCGGCCTCCCTGTAAGGGGACAGAAAACCAAGACGAACGCCCGCACGCGTAAAGGTCCCAAGAGGGCCGTCGCGGGCAAGAAGAAAGTCACCAAGTAAGGTTTCAGGGGAGGGAATAACAGTTGGCCAAACGCGTACAGCGCAGTCGCAAGCGCAAAGAAAGAAAGAATATCAGCTATGGTGTTGCTCATATATTCTCAACATTCAACAACACGATAGTGACTCTTACCGACAAACAGGGCAACGCCCTTTCATGGGCCTCCGGCGGCAACGTCGGATTCAAAGGAACCCGTAAATCGACGCCTTATGCAGCACAGATGTCCGCAGCACAGGCGGCGAAAGTTGCACAGGATCATGGCGTTACAGAGATCGATGTAGTTGTAAAGGGTCCCGGCCCGGGACGTGAATCTGCTATCCGTTCGCTTCAGGCGGCGGGGCTTCAGGTTAACGTTATCCGTGACGCAACGCCGATCCCGCACAATGGCTGCCGTCCGCCGAAACGGCGCCGCGTGTAGTCTTTAAAGGAGGTACTTATAAGCATGAGCAGATACACAGGACCTGTCTGCAGGCTCTGCCGCGCAGAGGGCGCCAAGCTCTTTTTAAAGGGAGACCGCTGCTATACAGAGAAATGCGGACTTTCCAAACGTAACTCAAAGCCCGGACAGCACGGCACGCGCCGCGGCAAAATGAGTGAATATGGAATCCGTCTCCGCGAGAAGCAGAAGCTTCGCCGCTTCTACAGCATCAACGAGACGCAGTTCAGCACAATATATGAAAAAGCCACAGGAATGGCGGGCCAGACCGGCCACAATTT
The DNA window shown above is from Cloacibacillus sp. and carries:
- the rpsQ gene encoding 30S ribosomal protein S17, producing MEERKAHRKVRTGIVVSDKMEKTIVVRLDRMAKHGLYGKPVLRSKKFMAHDESNNCRIGDKVMIGETRPLSANKCWEVLEIIERAPILGATEEEDQ
- the rplB gene encoding 50S ribosomal protein L2 codes for the protein MGIKKFRPTTPSRRQMATPDFSEITKAKPERSLVASLSQSAGRNNNGRVTMRHRGGRGRIKYRIVDFKRDKFGVPGKVAAIEYDPNRSARIALISYKDGEKRYILAPIGLNVGDSIVAGEGSDIRPGNALKLKDIPVGTVIHNVELEPGRGGVLVRSAGVSAQLMAKEGKYAFVRMPSGELRLILLECMATVGQVGNEEHENVVFGKAGRTRWLGIRPHIRGMIQNPVDHPMGGGEGKSKSHKHPVSPWGTPAKGYRTRKRKPSDKFIVRRRKK
- the rplC gene encoding 50S ribosomal protein L3 translates to MSMGILGRKVGMTQVFDENGKAIPVTVVEAGPCTIVEIRTPEKNSYSAVQLGLGDVKPVRLTKPMKGYFEKQSVAPRRWLREFRVDDTKDYQVGQEITVSLFQNGDVIDVTGVSKGKGYAGVIKRHGFGGTPASHGHSVTHRHPGSIGCSSFPGRVMKGRRMAGHMGSERVTTKNLKVFGIDEENNLLLIEGPVPGAKDGLVMIRKTA
- the rplD gene encoding 50S ribosomal protein L4, which translates into the protein MPVIKEVNFKGEVIGEMTLSDAVFGAPVHVPAMHQVVVAHLANCRVGTHNTKDRGDVRGGGKKPWRQKHTGRARAGSSRSPIWVGGGVAHGPHPRDYHQKVNKKVRRIALRSALTLKAQADNMLIIESFGIEAPKTKTMLEFLSAVQSGKKPLLVLHETNMPVVKSAANIPGVYVQHVDSVNVYDLLNHDQLIATPEAIKKLEEVFA
- the rplW gene encoding 50S ribosomal protein L23, producing the protein MNAIAYDIIVRPVITEKTSRQMEMGQYTFEVLPKANKIEIRKAVEEVFKVKVVKVNTIQVRSKPKRMGAFLGRSRSWKKAVVTLAAGEKIAFFEGAGA
- the rpsC gene encoding 30S ribosomal protein S3 produces the protein MGQKVHPVGYRLGVIYDWESRWYADGKKYAKYLHKDLELRNWIKKRWAQAGVSRVEIERIGDVMRFTVWTARPGVVIGKQGAEIQAVREELQAMTGNRVMINIQEMKNPDVEAQVVAEGVASSLERRISFRRAMKQSIFRAMKSGAKGIKIQCAGRLGGAEIARTEWYLEGQLPLSTLRADIDYGFAEAHTIYGVIGIKVWIYKGEVMERKPIFDTEPAAKERG
- the rplV gene encoding 50S ribosomal protein L22, with product MEVKASAKQIRISANKVRRVLALVRGKSASEALLILKYTPNKPAKYAEKVLQSAVANAEHNHGLDMDKLIVKTATADQGAYMKRFRPVSMGRAHAFRHHTCHITMVVCEK
- the rpsS gene encoding 30S ribosomal protein S19; amino-acid sequence: MARSLKKGPYVDAKLLRRVENMNDSGKKIVIKSWARACSITPEMVGHTIAVHNGRIHVPVYISDNMIGHKLGEFAPTRKFGGHAGQERSTKVKK
- the rpsJ gene encoding 30S ribosomal protein S10; protein product: MLAKKIRIKLKAFDHRVLDASATQIADTAQRTGARVSGPVPLPTEVNRFCVLTSPHVDKDARDQYEIRTHKRLIDIIDPTQKTMEALMELNLPSGVDIQIKL
- the rplP gene encoding 50S ribosomal protein L16 is translated as MLAPKRVKYRKPHLTALRGYSKGAVKVDFGEFGLQACENGWISARQIEAVRVAISRKMKKGGKIWIRIFPDRPVTEKPLETRMGKGKGNVEYWTAAVKRGRVMFEIAGVPRDVAEQAFRTASFKLPIKVKMLTREGAGE
- the rpmC gene encoding 50S ribosomal protein L29; protein product: MDPKELRDLSVSELKDKHKQFKEELFNLRFQNAIGQLKNSGRIKDVKKTIARILTVITEKEMGIDNSGARR